From Armatimonadota bacterium:
ATGCGTACGCGCCGGATGCGCCCGCCGCTCAGCGTTGACTGGACTTCATCCAGAATGTCCGACCCAACCGCCAGCGCGGCCTCGACCCTGGGACTGGCCGACGCGGCCCCATTATCGGTTCGTTCCTGGCTCATTTCATATTTCCTTACTCACCGTAATGGACCCACCTGGATCCGAAACGCAGTTGTATCAGCGTAATACCCAGAATCACCACAAACAGCATCCACGCAAGCGCGCTTGCGTATCCCATCTTAAAGTACGTGAAAGCGTTCTGGAAGAGCAAGACCACCGGCATCATCGTGGAGTCGTTCGGGTAGCCGAGCGGTCCCGCACCGCGCATGATATAGGCGACCTCGAAGATCTGCAGGCTGCCAATCACGCCCATCACCGCCAGGAAGAAGATGGTGGGAGTGAGCAGTGGCAGTGTCACATGCCGGAACTTGCTCCAGGCGCCGGCGCCATCGAGTTCCGCGGCCTCGTAGAGATGCTGCGGGATACCTTGCAGGCCGGCGAGCCAGAGGATCATCCCGCTCCCCGCACTCCAAAGCCCGAGCAGGATATACGCCGGCTTTGCCCACGCCTCTTCGGCCAGCCAGTTGGGCGCTGCCTGTCCAAGCCAGCGCGTGATAGTCGCTCTCCACACGATGT
This genomic window contains:
- a CDS encoding DUF4342 domain-containing protein: MSQERTDNGAASASPRVEAALAVGSDILDEVQSTLSGGRIRRVRIKLGRRTIREIPVQAAALTAILIAAAAVIVSQLSIEIDKD